In Paenibacillus kyungheensis, the following are encoded in one genomic region:
- the rplU gene encoding 50S ribosomal protein L21 has protein sequence MYAIIETGGKQYKVQEGDVLFIEKLDANDGDSVTFDRVLAVSKEDGLVTGLPLVEGASVTATVEKHGKGAKVVVYKYKPKKNYHVKQGHRQPYTKVTIGKIQA, from the coding sequence ATGTACGCAATTATCGAAACAGGTGGTAAACAATACAAAGTTCAAGAGGGCGACGTATTGTTCATTGAAAAGTTGGACGCTAATGATGGCGACAGCGTAACTTTCGACCGTGTTCTAGCAGTATCTAAAGAAGATGGTTTGGTAACTGGTTTACCGTTGGTAGAAGGTGCTTCTGTAACAGCGACTGTCGAGAAACACGGCAAAGGAGCTAAGGTTGTAGTTTACAAATACAAACCTAAGAAGAACTATCACGTGAAACAAGGTCATCGTCAACCATATACAAAAGTAACTATCGGAAAAATCCAGGCATAA
- a CDS encoding Rne/Rng family ribonuclease, which produces MKQMIVNCGVKDTRMVLLDNSKLVEFASEQSSGSGIAGSFYKGKVMNVLPGMQAAFVDIGQKKNAFLYIDDVLHAHLDKQPKVKPSIADLLKPGQEILVQVTKEPYANKGARITTHYSLPGRWIVYMPEADYIAVSKKISTDGERARLRQLGSHLKQGEEGLILRTVAEGENDEAITNDLNTLRQHWQHIRESFVQKSAPAELHRDLGMVERLIRDVFNPLQDQLIIDNQERATSAIQFLQTLLPAGVQPPVSIYTEKEPLFHAMNIHEQLHRDFQRKVWLQSGGYIVWDQTEAFTVIDVNTGKFTGGITLEDTVTQTNLQAASEIARLLRLRDTGGIIIVDFIDMDNEANRRSVVEALEQILQRDRTKTHIVGWTRLGLLELTRKKVREETGGFSYETCTVCQGTGKIASWIKD; this is translated from the coding sequence GTGAAGCAAATGATTGTAAACTGTGGTGTCAAAGATACACGTATGGTACTGCTTGATAATAGTAAATTAGTTGAATTTGCTTCAGAACAATCATCAGGTAGCGGAATTGCTGGAAGTTTTTATAAAGGAAAAGTGATGAATGTTCTGCCGGGGATGCAAGCTGCATTTGTAGATATTGGTCAGAAGAAAAATGCTTTTCTATATATTGATGATGTTTTGCATGCTCATTTAGATAAACAACCGAAAGTCAAACCAAGTATTGCTGATCTATTAAAACCTGGTCAAGAAATACTAGTACAGGTGACCAAAGAACCTTATGCGAACAAAGGGGCACGTATTACCACTCATTATTCATTGCCAGGGCGATGGATTGTCTATATGCCGGAAGCTGACTATATTGCTGTATCCAAAAAGATCAGTACCGATGGAGAGCGGGCAAGATTACGTCAATTGGGTTCACATTTGAAGCAAGGTGAAGAAGGGCTTATTTTACGTACTGTAGCTGAAGGAGAAAATGACGAAGCCATTACAAATGATCTGAATACACTAAGACAACACTGGCAACATATTCGTGAATCTTTTGTTCAGAAATCGGCTCCAGCAGAATTACATCGTGATCTAGGGATGGTGGAACGATTAATTCGTGATGTATTTAATCCATTACAAGATCAATTGATTATTGATAACCAAGAGCGAGCTACTTCTGCTATTCAATTTCTGCAAACCTTACTTCCTGCTGGAGTACAACCACCGGTATCTATTTATACAGAGAAAGAGCCTTTATTCCATGCAATGAATATACACGAACAATTGCATCGTGATTTTCAACGTAAAGTATGGTTGCAAAGTGGCGGTTATATTGTATGGGATCAGACAGAAGCTTTTACGGTGATTGATGTAAATACAGGTAAATTCACAGGTGGAATCACACTGGAAGATACAGTAACGCAGACTAATCTTCAAGCAGCTTCAGAAATTGCACGATTGCTTCGGCTACGGGATACCGGTGGAATCATTATTGTGGATTTTATAGATATGGATAATGAAGCTAATCGCCGATCAGTAGTAGAAGCTTTAGAACAGATCTTACAAAGAGATCGGACCAAAACTCATATTGTTGGATGGACACGATTAGGACTTTTAGAATTAACTCGTAAAAAAGTTCGCGAAGAAACAGGTGGCTTTTCATATGAGACCTGTACCGTCTGTCAGGGAACCGGTAAAATAGCATCATGGATAAAAGATTGA
- a CDS encoding FtsW/RodA/SpoVE family cell cycle protein — protein MLNKLKKLDLGIITLLVVFMVFSTLIVRSAIAPDPKFQGYDTRTIIFYVIGFIVLFAVSIFDYRILLRKHWYLYGLGLLSLLLLYPFGSEINGAKSWYAFPGGLQFQPAEMVKIVLILTMAHMLSKRDGDPLRFRSDLIPTAFIALVPFLIVLIQPDLGNAIIYLIILVGMLWIGNTKYTHVLIGITTIVGGLILVVVMFTTFNTQIHDYLESHSKLHWYQRINTFIDPAQASDDDKHQSSYALIAVGSGGLLGDGYMNGQLKNNKFVPYPYSDSIFVVIGEEFGFIGASILLLLYFLLIYRMILIALQCYDRRGSYIIIGIVSMFVFQIFENVGMMIGLMPITGITLPFISYGGTSLLLNMFSIGLVLSIKIYQEKYELE, from the coding sequence TTGCTTAACAAGCTAAAAAAGCTAGACTTGGGTATTATTACTTTACTCGTTGTTTTTATGGTGTTTAGCACGTTGATCGTGCGCAGTGCAATTGCTCCTGATCCCAAATTTCAGGGCTATGATACGCGGACGATCATTTTCTATGTCATCGGGTTTATCGTTTTATTTGCAGTCAGTATATTTGATTATCGCATCTTATTACGCAAACACTGGTATTTATATGGCTTAGGTTTACTTTCGCTGTTGTTATTGTATCCGTTTGGTTCAGAGATTAATGGTGCCAAAAGCTGGTATGCTTTTCCAGGAGGGTTACAATTTCAACCTGCCGAAATGGTCAAAATTGTGCTTATCTTAACGATGGCTCATATGTTAAGTAAAAGAGACGGAGATCCTCTTCGATTTCGTTCTGATCTGATACCAACGGCTTTTATTGCATTGGTACCTTTTCTGATTGTATTGATTCAACCCGATTTGGGAAATGCGATTATCTATCTTATTATACTGGTAGGTATGTTGTGGATCGGTAACACCAAATATACCCATGTACTCATTGGAATAACGACAATTGTAGGTGGACTCATATTGGTTGTAGTGATGTTTACTACCTTTAATACACAGATTCATGATTACTTAGAAAGCCATAGTAAGTTGCACTGGTATCAACGTATCAATACATTTATAGATCCAGCCCAAGCTTCAGATGATGATAAGCATCAATCTAGTTATGCATTGATTGCTGTAGGATCAGGCGGTTTGCTAGGCGACGGTTATATGAATGGACAATTAAAAAATAATAAATTTGTACCTTATCCGTATTCAGATTCTATTTTTGTTGTTATTGGTGAAGAATTTGGGTTTATCGGAGCATCGATATTATTACTTTTGTATTTCTTACTCATCTATAGGATGATTTTGATTGCATTGCAGTGTTATGATCGGCGAGGTTCATATATTATTATCGGAATTGTCAGCATGTTCGTATTTCAGATTTTTGAAAATGTGGGTATGATGATTGGTCTGATGCCTATTACAGGAATCACGTTACCATTTATTAGCTACGGCGGTACTTCATTGCTTTTGAATATGTTTAGTATCGGGCTTGTCCTTAGTATTAAGATTTATCAAGAAAAATACGAATTAGAATAG
- the minD gene encoding septum site-determining protein MinD, whose translation MGEAIVVTSGKGGVGKTTTTANIGTALALLGKKVCLVDTDIGLRNLDVVMGLENRIIYDLCDVADGRCRLNQALVKDKRFDELYMLPAAQTKDKNSVSPEQVKEIILELKKDFDYVVIDCPAGIEQGFKNAIAGADQAIVMTTPENASVRDADRVIGLLENSHITAPKLIVNRIRQSMVKSGDMLDIDEVLQVLNIDLLGVVPDDEMVIKAANSGEPTVMNPESKAAIAYRNIARRILGDTVPLMPLDQKKSAFTRFKKFFGMG comes from the coding sequence ATGGGAGAGGCTATTGTCGTCACTTCAGGCAAAGGCGGAGTTGGAAAGACAACCACTACTGCTAATATAGGTACCGCGCTCGCGCTTCTTGGTAAGAAAGTCTGTCTAGTCGATACAGATATCGGTTTACGTAATCTGGATGTTGTAATGGGGCTGGAAAACCGGATTATTTATGATCTTTGTGATGTAGCGGATGGTCGTTGCCGTTTAAATCAAGCACTAGTCAAAGATAAACGGTTTGATGAGTTATACATGCTTCCAGCTGCGCAAACAAAAGATAAAAATTCTGTATCACCAGAACAAGTCAAAGAAATCATTTTAGAGCTCAAAAAAGACTTTGACTATGTAGTGATTGATTGCCCGGCAGGTATAGAGCAAGGATTCAAAAATGCGATTGCAGGTGCAGATCAAGCGATCGTTATGACAACGCCCGAAAATGCTTCTGTTCGAGATGCAGATCGAGTGATCGGATTACTTGAAAATTCACATATTACAGCACCCAAATTGATTGTGAACCGTATTCGTCAAAGTATGGTCAAATCAGGAGATATGCTGGATATTGATGAAGTATTACAAGTGCTGAATATTGATCTTTTAGGTGTTGTACCGGATGATGAAATGGTGATCAAAGCTGCCAACTCAGGGGAACCTACAGTCATGAATCCTGAATCCAAAGCAGCGATTGCTTATCGTAATATTGCTCGTCGTATTTTAGGTGACACAGTTCCTTTGATGCCACTGGATCAAAAGAAAAGTGCATTCACTCGCTTTAAGAAGTTTTTTGGAATGGGTTGA
- the minC gene encoding septum site-determining protein MinC: MAVKSSRYVTIKGIKDGLIFQFDDQCEFNDLVTELTYKLEHSHQNILTGPLVHIDMKLGKREITDEQKDTLLDILSQKGNLIVRSFDSPHEEPVVASLPEKHMVKTISGMIRSGQVLEHEGTVLFLGDVNAGGTIISTGDIYILGALRGMAHAGIDGNEQAVIAASFFSPTQIRIADMISRPPDEGESRESHMEFAYLQDGIMKIDKMANIARLGRDFNVFKGV, from the coding sequence ATGGCTGTAAAATCATCAAGATATGTAACCATCAAAGGAATCAAAGATGGATTGATTTTTCAATTTGATGATCAATGTGAATTTAATGACCTTGTAACAGAGCTGACGTATAAGCTGGAACATAGTCATCAAAATATTTTAACAGGCCCGCTAGTTCATATTGATATGAAATTAGGAAAACGGGAAATTACAGATGAACAAAAAGATACATTGTTAGATATACTTAGTCAAAAAGGAAATCTGATTGTTCGTTCATTTGATTCTCCGCATGAGGAACCTGTAGTAGCATCTTTGCCAGAAAAACATATGGTCAAAACGATCAGTGGTATGATTCGTTCCGGTCAGGTACTTGAGCATGAAGGAACCGTTCTATTTCTAGGCGATGTTAATGCAGGAGGTACGATTATTAGTACAGGTGATATCTATATTTTGGGAGCACTTCGTGGAATGGCTCATGCAGGTATAGATGGTAATGAACAGGCTGTAATCGCTGCTTCTTTTTTCTCACCTACACAGATTCGGATCGCGGATATGATTAGTCGCCCGCCAGATGAAGGTGAAAGTCGAGAATCTCATATGGAATTTGCTTATTTGCAGGACGGAATCATGAAGATTGATAAAATGGCTAATATTGCTCGACTTGGTCGGGATTTCAATGTGTTCAAAGGGGTGTAG
- the mreD gene encoding rod shape-determining protein MreD, whose amino-acid sequence MVRRIVLLLLLFLVFVCESTIVPWLIPDVLHTRLIPHLAYILILFVTVYYHRHTALVLGLVFGLLHDVVFYGDMIGAYSFSMGLSAYVLGLLFQSPRAPYPLMMTVVLIGSLLLDNMLYGLYLVFGLTREPYSWALGHYMFPNLLLHFIFALLVFVPVRRQLEKVAKLRKRAAEDE is encoded by the coding sequence ATGGTACGTCGTATCGTATTGCTGTTGTTGTTATTTCTAGTATTTGTCTGTGAATCAACCATTGTGCCATGGCTGATTCCAGATGTATTGCATACTAGATTGATTCCACATTTAGCGTATATTTTAATTTTGTTTGTAACAGTTTATTATCATCGTCATACAGCGCTTGTGCTAGGATTGGTGTTTGGATTATTGCATGATGTTGTATTTTACGGTGATATGATTGGTGCTTATTCGTTTTCTATGGGATTGTCTGCTTATGTATTAGGGCTGCTGTTCCAATCTCCTCGAGCACCATATCCACTAATGATGACAGTGGTATTAATCGGTAGTTTGTTACTGGATAATATGCTGTATGGACTTTATTTGGTATTTGGTTTAACTAGAGAACCTTACAGTTGGGCGTTAGGACATTATATGTTCCCGAATTTGCTGCTTCATTTTATATTTGCTTTGCTGGTGTTTGTACCTGTTCGTCGTCAACTGGAGAAAGTAGCCAAGTTGCGTAAACGGGCTGCCGAAGATGAGTAA
- the mreC gene encoding rod shape-determining protein MreC — MKLFKLLGNKKLFILLVGLILFIALMGFTLTNRTSLSWPEKFVRDTVGFVQGVFYKPASYMAGLFEDIGNLDNLYEENQQLKLTAAQYLLQQASYNKLVQLNKSYKEDLKFTQQQLAQNQFDLHIANVTSVDTDADTGTIVIDLGQNDGVRKDMPVISIKGMVGIISETSPFHSTVKLLTTLDPLDSNSKAIAATVVGKENESFGMIESYDKATGMLTMTQIKENDPLKRGDEIVSSGSGGLFPSGMIIGKVVSRQVGDFGLTNTATIQPAADFKDWKEVFVVYTKETQE; from the coding sequence TTGAAACTGTTTAAGCTGCTGGGTAACAAGAAACTGTTTATCCTGCTTGTAGGACTCATTTTATTTATCGCTTTAATGGGATTTACGTTGACGAATCGTACATCTTTGTCCTGGCCTGAGAAGTTCGTCCGTGATACTGTTGGTTTTGTTCAAGGTGTGTTTTACAAGCCCGCTTCTTACATGGCGGGCTTGTTTGAAGATATCGGCAACTTGGACAACCTTTATGAGGAAAACCAACAGTTGAAACTGACAGCTGCGCAGTATTTACTGCAACAAGCGAGTTATAACAAATTAGTCCAGCTCAATAAAAGCTATAAAGAAGATCTTAAATTTACACAACAGCAACTTGCTCAAAACCAATTTGATCTTCATATTGCAAATGTAACGAGTGTCGATACAGATGCAGATACAGGAACGATTGTGATTGATCTGGGGCAAAATGATGGGGTACGTAAAGATATGCCTGTTATTTCCATAAAAGGTATGGTTGGAATTATTAGTGAGACAAGTCCGTTCCATTCAACAGTGAAGCTGTTAACGACACTTGATCCACTCGATTCTAATTCCAAAGCGATTGCTGCAACTGTAGTAGGTAAAGAAAATGAATCTTTCGGCATGATAGAAAGCTATGATAAAGCAACAGGTATGCTCACAATGACACAAATTAAAGAAAATGATCCGCTCAAAAGAGGCGATGAAATTGTTTCATCCGGTAGTGGTGGATTATTTCCAAGTGGCATGATTATTGGTAAAGTCGTTAGTCGTCAAGTTGGTGATTTTGGATTGACCAATACAGCTACAATTCAACCAGCGGCAGACTTTAAAGACTGGAAAGAAGTATTTGTAGTGTACACCAAGGAGACTCAGGAATAA